The following proteins come from a genomic window of Pseudomonas syringae:
- a CDS encoding ArsC family reductase: protein MTYTLFGIKACDTMKKARTWLDEHAVSYDFHDYKTQGIDREHLTQWCDEHGWQVVLNRAGTTFRKLDDGQKADLDQAKAIELMLAQPSMIKRPVLDLGDKTLIGFKPDLYTAALQ from the coding sequence ATGACTTACACTCTATTTGGCATCAAAGCCTGCGACACCATGAAAAAGGCTCGTACCTGGCTTGACGAACATGCCGTGAGCTACGATTTTCACGATTACAAGACGCAGGGTATCGACCGTGAGCACCTGACACAGTGGTGCGACGAGCATGGCTGGCAAGTGGTGCTGAACCGCGCAGGCACCACTTTTCGCAAGCTCGACGACGGACAGAAAGCCGATCTCGATCAGGCGAAAGCCATCGAACTGATGCTCGCGCAGCCATCCATGATCAAGCGTCCGGTGCTTGATCTGGGCGACAAGACCCTGATTGGTTTCAAACCAGACCTGTATACAGCGGCTTTACAGTAA
- the dapD gene encoding 2,3,4,5-tetrahydropyridine-2,6-dicarboxylate N-succinyltransferase — MSTTLFSLAFGVGTQNRQGAWLEVFYAQPLINPSPALVAAIAPVLGYTDGNKAVTFTVDMAYKLAEAVKPVDSTQAALLTRLAESQKPLVATLLAEDSTLTSTPEAYLKLHLLSHRLVKPHGLNLAGIFPLLPNVAWTSQGAVDLGELAERQLEARLKGELLEVFSVDKFPKMTDYVVPSGVRIADSARVRLGAYIGEGTTVMHEGFVNFNGGTEGPGMIEGRVSAGVFVGKGSDLGGGCSTMGTLSGGGNIIIKVGEGCLIGANAGIGIPLGDRNTVESGLYVTAGTKVALLDENNELVKIVKARELAGQNDLLFRRNSQTGAVECKTHKSAVELNEALHAHN, encoded by the coding sequence ATGTCCACTACCCTGTTCAGCCTGGCCTTCGGCGTCGGCACTCAAAATCGTCAAGGCGCGTGGCTGGAAGTGTTCTACGCCCAGCCACTGATCAATCCATCGCCAGCCCTGGTTGCCGCGATCGCGCCGGTTCTGGGCTACACCGACGGCAACAAGGCAGTCACCTTCACGGTAGACATGGCGTACAAGCTGGCCGAGGCCGTAAAGCCGGTCGACAGCACTCAAGCCGCACTGCTGACCCGCCTGGCCGAAAGCCAGAAGCCGCTGGTCGCCACGCTGCTGGCCGAAGACAGCACGCTGACATCGACTCCCGAGGCGTACCTCAAGCTGCACCTGTTGTCGCATCGTCTGGTCAAGCCGCACGGGCTGAACCTGGCCGGCATCTTTCCATTGCTGCCAAACGTCGCCTGGACCAGCCAGGGCGCAGTCGATCTGGGTGAACTGGCCGAACGCCAACTCGAAGCACGCCTGAAGGGCGAACTGCTGGAAGTGTTCTCGGTCGACAAATTCCCAAAAATGACCGACTACGTGGTGCCGAGCGGCGTGCGTATCGCTGATAGCGCGCGCGTGCGCCTGGGTGCTTACATTGGCGAAGGCACTACCGTGATGCACGAAGGCTTCGTCAACTTCAACGGCGGCACCGAAGGCCCCGGCATGATCGAAGGCCGTGTTTCGGCAGGCGTATTCGTCGGCAAGGGTTCTGACCTGGGCGGTGGTTGTTCGACCATGGGCACGTTGTCCGGTGGCGGCAACATCATCATCAAGGTAGGCGAAGGCTGCCTGATCGGCGCCAACGCCGGTATCGGCATCCCGCTGGGTGATCGCAACACCGTGGAGTCGGGCCTGTACGTGACCGCAGGCACCAAGGTCGCGCTGCTCGATGAAAACAACGAGCTGGTCAAGATCGTCAAGGCGCGCGAACTGGCCGGCCAGAACGATCTGCTGTTCCGTCGCAACTCGCAGACCGGCGCTGTGGAATGCAAGACCCACAAGTCGGCCGTCGAGCTGAACGAAGCACTGCACGCTCATAACTGA
- a CDS encoding aminotransferase class V-fold PLP-dependent enzyme — MPLTSLWRADFPAIAALQRQGQTYLDNAATTQKPQALIDALSHYYANGAANVHRAQHLPGAHATQAFEDSRRKAAHWLNAGDSGQIIFTHGATSALNLLAYGLEHEFAAGDEIVISALEHHANLLPWQQLAQRRDLKLVILPIDANGVIDTDAAASLIGPRTRLLAVSQLSNVLGTRQPLARLVALARAQGALTVVDGAQGVVHGRHDVQALGCDFYVFSSHKLYGPEGLGVLYGRNAALQRLKHWQYGGEMVLTADYQHATFRPAPLGFEAGTPPIAGVIGLGATLDYLSSLDPHAVAEHEANLHRRLLEGLQQRDGIQVLGDPDLALVSFVVDGVHNADLAHLLTEQGIAVRAGHHCAMPLFKTLGLPGAIRASLAFYNDSDDLLRFFSALDQALELLR, encoded by the coding sequence ATGCCCCTCACCTCCCTCTGGCGTGCTGACTTTCCAGCCATCGCCGCCCTGCAACGGCAAGGCCAGACGTATCTGGACAACGCCGCCACCACGCAAAAACCGCAGGCATTGATCGATGCCCTGAGCCACTATTACGCCAACGGTGCTGCCAATGTGCATCGGGCGCAGCACTTGCCCGGCGCCCACGCCACTCAGGCGTTCGAAGACAGTCGCCGCAAGGCTGCGCACTGGCTTAATGCCGGTGACAGCGGGCAAATCATTTTCACCCACGGCGCAACCTCGGCGCTCAACCTGCTTGCTTATGGGCTGGAGCATGAGTTCGCGGCGGGCGACGAGATCGTCATCAGCGCGCTGGAGCACCATGCCAACCTGCTGCCGTGGCAGCAACTGGCGCAGCGACGCGATCTGAAACTGGTGATTCTGCCGATCGACGCCAACGGCGTGATCGATACCGATGCCGCAGCCAGTCTGATCGGACCGCGCACACGTCTACTGGCAGTCAGTCAGCTGTCCAACGTACTCGGCACCCGGCAACCGCTGGCCCGCCTGGTTGCGCTGGCCAGGGCTCAGGGCGCGCTGACCGTAGTGGATGGCGCGCAAGGCGTCGTGCATGGCCGCCACGACGTGCAAGCACTGGGCTGCGATTTCTATGTGTTTTCCAGTCACAAGCTTTACGGCCCGGAAGGACTGGGTGTGCTGTATGGACGCAACGCAGCGCTGCAGCGACTGAAGCACTGGCAGTATGGCGGCGAGATGGTACTGACTGCCGATTATCAACACGCGACGTTCAGGCCCGCGCCGCTGGGCTTCGAGGCCGGCACACCGCCTATCGCCGGCGTGATAGGTCTGGGCGCCACGCTCGATTATCTCAGCAGCCTCGATCCTCACGCAGTGGCGGAGCACGAAGCGAACCTGCATCGTCGGCTACTGGAAGGCCTGCAACAGCGTGATGGCATTCAGGTGCTCGGCGACCCGGACCTCGCATTGGTCAGCTTCGTCGTTGACGGGGTTCACAATGCCGACCTTGCGCACCTGCTGACCGAGCAGGGTATCGCCGTGCGGGCCGGCCATCACTGCGCCATGCCGCTGTTCAAAACACTCGGCCTGCCCGGTGCAATACGGGCTTCGCTGGCGTTTTACAACGATTCGGACGACCTGCTGCGCTTTTTCAGCGCACTGGATCAGGCTCTGGAGCTGCTTCGATGA
- a CDS encoding SufE family protein, which yields MTVPALALVALETFAQPQSWEQRARLLMQWGDRLPPLDDHEKSDEHLVHGCESKVWLTGEISVDGWQFRASSDARLIRGLVALLLARVNGLSAEELERVDLPDWFTQLGLSRQLSPSRSNGLNAVLQRMRELTQA from the coding sequence ATGACGGTTCCCGCGCTGGCACTGGTTGCACTGGAAACCTTTGCGCAACCACAGAGCTGGGAACAGCGCGCACGCCTGCTCATGCAGTGGGGTGACCGTCTGCCGCCGCTGGACGATCACGAGAAGTCGGATGAGCACCTGGTGCATGGCTGCGAAAGCAAGGTCTGGCTGACCGGTGAAATCAGCGTCGATGGCTGGCAATTCCGTGCCAGCAGCGACGCGCGGCTGATTCGCGGGCTGGTTGCGCTGTTGCTCGCACGGGTCAACGGGCTGTCAGCTGAAGAACTGGAACGCGTGGACCTGCCTGACTGGTTCACTCAACTGGGGCTGAGCCGCCAGCTTTCACCTTCGCGCAGCAACGGCCTGAACGCCGTGCTGCAAAGGATGCGTGAGCTGACTCAAGCCTGA
- the tcdA gene encoding tRNA cyclic N6-threonylcarbamoyladenosine(37) synthase TcdA, translated as MSTDDPRFAGIARLYGIEGLARLRAAHVAVVGIGGVGSWAAEAMARSGVGEISLFDMDDVCVSNSNRQLHALDSTVGRPKVEVMAERIRAINPDCVVHAVADFVTRDTMAECITPDMDFVIDCIDSVNAKAALISWCKRRKIQMVTTGGAGGQIDPTLIQIADLNRTFNDPLASKVRSTLRRDYGFSRTPNRHYSVPCVFSTEQLRYPKPDGSICLEKKFVGDGVKLDCAGGFGAVMMVTATFGMVAATRAVDKLVAGTRRPSERIKPLAVAADQA; from the coding sequence ATGAGCACAGACGATCCACGTTTCGCAGGCATCGCCCGTTTGTACGGCATCGAGGGGTTGGCGCGTCTGCGTGCGGCCCATGTGGCCGTGGTCGGGATCGGCGGCGTGGGTTCCTGGGCGGCAGAAGCCATGGCGCGCAGTGGCGTGGGCGAGATCTCGCTGTTCGACATGGACGATGTCTGTGTCAGCAACAGCAACCGCCAGTTGCACGCGCTGGACAGCACGGTCGGGCGGCCAAAGGTCGAGGTGATGGCCGAGCGCATCCGGGCGATCAACCCTGATTGCGTGGTCCACGCGGTGGCGGATTTCGTGACCCGCGACACCATGGCCGAGTGCATTACACCGGACATGGACTTCGTGATTGACTGCATCGACAGCGTCAACGCCAAGGCCGCGCTGATTTCCTGGTGCAAGCGCCGCAAGATCCAGATGGTCACCACCGGCGGGGCAGGCGGGCAGATTGATCCGACGCTGATTCAGATCGCCGACCTGAACCGCACCTTCAACGACCCGTTGGCCTCCAAGGTGCGTTCGACCTTGCGTCGTGATTACGGTTTTTCCCGCACCCCGAACCGCCACTACAGCGTGCCCTGTGTGTTCTCCACCGAACAACTGCGTTATCCGAAGCCGGATGGCAGTATCTGTCTGGAAAAGAAGTTCGTCGGTGATGGCGTCAAGCTGGACTGTGCCGGTGGTTTTGGCGCGGTGATGATGGTGACGGCCACATTCGGCATGGTTGCCGCCACCCGTGCGGTGGACAAGCTGGTCGCAGGTACACGGCGGCCGTCCGAGCGCATCAAGCCTCTGGCGGTTGCTGCCGATCAGGCTTGA
- the dapE gene encoding succinyl-diaminopimelate desuccinylase yields MTAPADLSPTLQLACDLIRRPSVTPVDADCQTVMMQRLGDAGFTLEPMRIEDVDNFWATHGSQEGPVLCFAGHTDVVPTGPVENWQNDPFDALIDEHGMLCGRGAADMKGSLAAMLVAAERFVADHPDHKGSVAFLITSDEEGPAHHGTKAVVERLAARKERLDWCIVGEPSSTTLVGDVVKNGRRGSLGAKLTVRGKQGHVAYPHLAKNPIHLAAPALAELAAEHWDNGNDFFPPTSFQISNLNSGTGATNVIPGDLVAVFNFRFSTESTVEGLQQRVATILDKHELDWHVDWALSGLPFLTEPGALLDAVSSSIKNVTGRDTKASTSGGTSDGRFIATLGTQVVELGPVNATIHQVNERILASDLDVLTEIYYQTLVKLLA; encoded by the coding sequence ATGACGGCCCCCGCCGACCTCTCGCCCACTCTCCAACTTGCCTGCGACCTGATCCGTCGGCCTTCGGTCACCCCGGTCGACGCCGATTGCCAGACCGTGATGATGCAGCGTCTGGGCGATGCCGGCTTCACGCTGGAGCCGATGCGTATCGAAGACGTCGATAACTTCTGGGCCACCCACGGCAGCCAGGAAGGTCCGGTGCTGTGTTTCGCCGGTCATACCGACGTGGTGCCGACCGGTCCGGTAGAGAACTGGCAGAATGATCCATTCGACGCGTTGATCGACGAACACGGCATGCTTTGCGGGCGTGGCGCAGCGGACATGAAAGGCAGTCTGGCGGCGATGCTGGTGGCGGCCGAGCGTTTCGTCGCAGATCATCCCGATCACAAGGGCTCGGTGGCGTTTCTGATCACCAGTGATGAAGAAGGCCCGGCGCATCATGGCACCAAGGCCGTTGTGGAGCGTCTGGCAGCCCGCAAGGAACGACTCGACTGGTGCATCGTCGGCGAGCCGTCGAGCACCACGCTGGTGGGTGATGTGGTCAAGAACGGTCGTCGCGGCTCACTGGGCGCCAAACTGACCGTGCGTGGCAAGCAGGGTCATGTGGCTTACCCGCATCTGGCGAAGAACCCGATTCACCTGGCCGCTCCGGCGCTGGCTGAACTGGCCGCCGAACACTGGGACAACGGCAACGATTTCTTTCCGCCAACCAGTTTTCAGATTTCCAACCTCAATTCTGGCACCGGCGCGACCAACGTGATTCCGGGGGATCTGGTGGCGGTCTTCAATTTCCGTTTTTCGACCGAGTCGACCGTCGAAGGTCTGCAGCAACGGGTGGCGACCATTCTCGACAAGCATGAGCTGGACTGGCATGTGGACTGGGCCTTGTCGGGCCTGCCGTTCCTGACCGAGCCGGGTGCGCTGCTGGACGCAGTGTCGTCCAGCATCAAGAACGTCACCGGGCGCGACACCAAAGCCTCGACCAGCGGCGGCACCTCCGATGGTCGTTTCATTGCGACCCTGGGCACCCAGGTGGTTGAACTGGGGCCGGTCAATGCGACGATTCACCAAGTCAACGAACGCATTCTGGCGAGCGATCTCGATGTACTGACCGAGATCTACTACCAGACGCTGGTCAAGTTGCTCGCCTGA
- a CDS encoding putative RNA methyltransferase: MLTCPICSAPLSAADNGVVCPANHRFDRARQGYLNLLPVQHKNSRDPGDNQAMVEARRDFLNAGHYAPVARRLAELAAERAPARWLDIGCGEGYYTAQIAEALPRADGYALDISREAVKRACRRDPKLTWMVASMARVPLPDASCQFLASVFSPLDWQEAKRLLTPGGGLMRVGPTSEHLMELRQRLYDEVRDYADDKHLALVPEGMQLQHSETLRYTLKLIDGQSRADLLAMTPHGWRASAERRAAVIEQPGPFKVTVSMRYDYFVLQ, from the coding sequence ATGCTGACCTGCCCGATCTGCTCTGCGCCGCTCAGTGCGGCGGACAATGGCGTGGTATGCCCGGCCAACCACCGTTTCGACCGTGCACGCCAGGGTTATCTGAACCTGCTGCCTGTGCAGCACAAGAACAGCCGCGACCCCGGCGACAATCAGGCCATGGTCGAGGCACGGCGCGACTTTCTCAACGCCGGGCATTACGCTCCGGTGGCCCGGCGACTGGCCGAGCTGGCGGCAGAGCGCGCTCCGGCACGCTGGCTGGACATCGGCTGTGGTGAAGGTTATTACACCGCGCAGATTGCCGAAGCCCTGCCTCGCGCTGACGGCTACGCACTGGATATCTCCCGCGAAGCCGTGAAACGGGCATGCCGCCGCGACCCGAAGCTGACCTGGATGGTCGCCAGCATGGCCCGAGTGCCGTTGCCGGATGCGAGTTGTCAATTTCTGGCCAGCGTGTTCAGCCCGCTGGACTGGCAGGAGGCCAAACGCCTGTTGACCCCGGGTGGCGGACTCATGCGCGTCGGCCCGACCAGTGAACACCTGATGGAACTGCGCCAGCGTCTGTACGATGAAGTTCGTGATTACGCCGACGACAAGCACCTGGCACTGGTGCCGGAAGGCATGCAGCTGCAACACAGCGAAACGCTGCGCTACACATTGAAGCTGATCGACGGCCAGTCCCGCGCCGATTTGCTGGCCATGACACCTCACGGCTGGCGCGCCAGCGCCGAACGCCGCGCAGCAGTCATCGAGCAACCAGGACCTTTCAAGGTCACCGTTTCCATGCGCTACGATTATTTCGTGCTGCAATAA
- the plsB gene encoding glycerol-3-phosphate 1-O-acyltransferase PlsB, giving the protein MTRSPFRRLVFGTLRRLLYLWVRSETINQSSFTLNLDRSRPVLYALQSPSLSDLAVVDTECRKAGLPRPVLSVAIGELIEPMAYFYLTPSPDWLGRQDKRGAPPTLERLVAAVSQNPAEDAQIIPVSVFWGQSPDRESSAWKLLFADSWAVTGRLRRLVSILILGRKTRVQFSAPIHMRELVDQNKGYELTLRMSQRLLRVHFRNLKSAVIGPDVSHRRTVVKGLLDEPLVKQAIIEEAEREKISQDKARERALSYGNEIASDYTYSAIRFLEVVLSWFWNKIYDGIKVSHIEGVQEVAPGHEVIYVPCHRSHIDYLLLSYLLFRNGLTPPHIAAGINLNMPVVGSLLRRGGAFFMRRTFKGNPLYTAVFNEYLHALFTKGFPVEYFVEGGRSRTGRMLQPKTGMLAITLRSFLRNSRMPIVFIPVYIGYERVLEGRTYLGELRGATKKKESIFDIFKVIGALKQRFGEVSVNFGEPIKLAEFLDSEQPDWRAQELAPQYRPDWLSETTHRLGERVAQHLNEAAAVNPMNLVAVALLSTQKLALDDQAMERVLDLYLTLLRRVPYSPHTTLPEGNGRSLIEHVKGMDLLAEQKDALGKILYLNEQNAVLMTYYRNNVLHIFALPSLLASFFQSSSRMTREQILRYTHALYPYLQSELFIRWPLNTLDEVIDQWLAAFVEQGLLRFKNDAYVRPEPSSREFVLLTLLSRAIAQTLQRFYMAIALLLNNGQNTLSAEELEDLCTVMAQRLSILHGLNAPEFFDKSLFRHFIQTLLDLGVLRKDTAGKLSYHPMLGELAEGAAKRVLPAEIRLSIRQVALHSNEEEPEAKSETGAA; this is encoded by the coding sequence ATGACCCGCTCTCCGTTCCGTCGTCTTGTGTTCGGCACCCTGCGCCGATTGCTGTACCTCTGGGTTCGCTCGGAAACCATCAATCAGTCGTCCTTCACGCTCAACCTCGACCGCAGTCGACCGGTGCTCTATGCGTTGCAGTCGCCTTCGCTCAGCGATCTAGCAGTGGTCGATACCGAATGCCGCAAGGCCGGCCTGCCACGTCCGGTGCTGTCGGTAGCCATTGGCGAGCTGATCGAGCCGATGGCGTATTTCTACCTGACGCCCTCACCGGACTGGCTGGGCCGCCAGGACAAGCGTGGTGCGCCACCGACGCTGGAGCGTCTGGTCGCCGCGGTCAGCCAGAACCCTGCCGAGGATGCACAGATCATCCCGGTCAGCGTTTTCTGGGGGCAGTCACCTGATCGGGAATCCAGCGCCTGGAAGCTGTTGTTCGCCGACAGCTGGGCGGTAACCGGGCGCTTGCGGCGCCTGGTCAGCATCCTGATTCTGGGCCGAAAGACCCGCGTGCAGTTTTCCGCACCGATTCACATGCGCGAGCTGGTTGACCAGAACAAAGGCTACGAACTGACCCTGCGCATGAGCCAGCGCTTGCTGCGGGTGCATTTCCGCAACCTGAAAAGCGCGGTGATCGGCCCGGATGTGTCGCACCGACGCACCGTGGTCAAGGGTCTGCTGGACGAGCCGCTGGTCAAACAGGCAATCATTGAAGAAGCCGAACGGGAAAAGATTTCGCAGGACAAGGCACGCGAACGTGCGCTGAGTTACGGCAACGAGATCGCCTCGGACTACACCTATTCCGCTATCCGCTTCCTCGAAGTGGTGCTGAGCTGGTTCTGGAACAAGATCTACGACGGCATCAAGGTCAGCCATATCGAAGGCGTGCAGGAAGTCGCGCCGGGGCATGAAGTGATCTACGTGCCCTGCCATCGCAGCCATATCGACTACCTGCTGCTGTCCTATCTGCTGTTTCGCAACGGCCTGACCCCACCGCACATTGCCGCCGGCATCAACCTGAACATGCCGGTGGTCGGCAGTCTGCTGCGGCGTGGCGGCGCGTTTTTCATGCGCCGTACTTTCAAAGGCAACCCGCTGTATACCGCCGTGTTCAACGAGTACCTGCACGCCTTGTTCACCAAGGGTTTCCCGGTCGAATACTTCGTCGAGGGCGGTCGCTCGCGTACCGGACGCATGCTGCAACCCAAGACCGGCATGCTCGCCATCACCCTGCGCAGCTTTCTGCGCAACTCGCGGATGCCGATTGTCTTCATCCCGGTGTACATCGGCTACGAGCGGGTGCTGGAAGGCCGTACCTACCTGGGTGAACTGCGCGGCGCGACCAAGAAAAAAGAATCGATCTTCGATATTTTCAAAGTCATCGGTGCATTGAAGCAACGCTTCGGTGAGGTATCGGTGAACTTCGGCGAGCCGATCAAGCTCGCTGAATTCCTCGACAGCGAGCAGCCGGACTGGCGCGCACAGGAACTCGCGCCGCAATATCGCCCTGACTGGCTGAGTGAAACCACTCATCGGCTGGGCGAGCGCGTGGCCCAGCACCTCAACGAGGCCGCGGCAGTCAACCCGATGAACCTGGTGGCGGTGGCATTGCTGTCGACGCAAAAGCTGGCGCTGGACGATCAGGCCATGGAGCGTGTACTCGACCTGTACCTGACGCTATTGCGCCGCGTGCCTTATTCGCCGCACACCACGCTGCCGGAAGGTAACGGTCGTTCGCTGATCGAGCACGTCAAAGGCATGGACCTGCTGGCCGAGCAGAAAGACGCGCTGGGCAAGATTCTGTATCTGAACGAGCAGAACGCAGTCCTGATGACCTATTACCGCAACAACGTGCTGCATATCTTTGCCCTGCCTTCGCTGCTGGCGAGCTTTTTCCAGAGCTCATCGCGCATGACCCGCGAGCAGATTCTGCGCTACACCCATGCGCTATATCCCTACCTGCAATCGGAACTGTTCATTCGCTGGCCGCTGAACACACTGGACGAGGTGATCGATCAATGGCTCGCAGCGTTCGTCGAGCAAGGCCTGTTGCGCTTCAAGAATGACGCTTATGTGCGCCCGGAACCCAGTTCACGTGAGTTCGTGTTGCTGACCCTGTTGTCGCGCGCCATCGCGCAGACGCTACAGCGTTTCTACATGGCAATTGCCTTGTTGCTCAACAACGGCCAGAACACTCTGAGTGCCGAAGAGCTGGAAGATTTGTGTACGGTCATGGCCCAGCGCCTGTCGATCCTGCATGGTTTGAATGCGCCGGAGTTTTTCGACAAGAGCCTGTTCCGGCACTTTATCCAGACCCTGCTGGACCTCGGTGTGCTGCGCAAGGACACGGCGGGCAAACTGAGTTATCACCCGATGCTCGGCGAACTGGCAGAAGGTGCAGCCAAACGCGTCTTGCCGGCTGAAATACGCTTGTCGATCCGGCAAGTTGCCCTGCACAGTAACGAAGAAGAGCCGGAGGCAAAAAGCGAAACCGGGGCGGCGTAG
- a CDS encoding DUF4197 domain-containing protein, translating into MPRFSFTVASLCAGLLMSANVFALSLGDLSQSDATGGLKDALTQGAQVAVKQLGVPGGFSKNEQVRIELPGKLGQVAKKMKMLGMGSQVDQLETSMNQAAEAAVPQAQALLVDAVKKMTVTDAKAILSGGKDSATQYLSSTSREQIRAKFLPIVKKSTDQVGLAQKYNAFAGKAAALGALDSKNANLESYVTEQALNGLFEMIAKQEESIRANPQAAATGLAKKVFGAL; encoded by the coding sequence ATGCCTCGTTTTTCGTTTACCGTTGCCAGCCTGTGCGCAGGCCTGCTGATGTCGGCCAACGTTTTTGCCTTGTCGCTGGGCGACCTTTCGCAATCGGACGCCACCGGCGGGCTCAAGGATGCCCTCACCCAAGGCGCGCAGGTTGCGGTCAAGCAACTGGGCGTTCCCGGCGGTTTCAGCAAGAATGAGCAGGTGCGCATCGAGTTGCCTGGCAAGCTGGGCCAGGTCGCGAAAAAGATGAAAATGCTCGGCATGGGCAGCCAGGTCGATCAACTGGAAACCAGCATGAACCAGGCCGCTGAAGCCGCCGTGCCTCAGGCTCAGGCGTTGCTGGTCGATGCGGTGAAAAAGATGACAGTGACTGATGCCAAAGCGATCCTCAGTGGCGGCAAGGACTCGGCAACCCAGTACCTGAGCAGCACCAGCCGTGAACAGATCCGCGCTAAATTCCTGCCGATCGTCAAGAAGTCCACTGATCAGGTAGGCCTGGCCCAGAAATACAACGCCTTCGCTGGCAAGGCTGCGGCGCTTGGCGCGCTGGACAGCAAAAACGCCAATCTGGAAAGTTACGTGACCGAGCAGGCGCTCAACGGGCTGTTCGAGATGATCGCCAAGCAGGAAGAAAGCATTCGCGCCAACCCTCAGGCCGCCGCTACAGGGCTGGCGAAGAAGGTGTTTGGCGCGCTTTGA
- a CDS encoding class I SAM-dependent methyltransferase, whose amino-acid sequence MSEQQAGSRIRVEAVAVDAQEQAQAWAQRLGLPLHDEEADFALQLTDVGLQLQQLGDDAPGAVRVDFVEGAVAHRRLFGGGTGQMIAKAVGIQPGIRPRVLDATAGLGKDAFVLASLGCEMSLIERQPIIAALLEDGLARGRGDRDVGSIIAQMRLLTGNSIEIIRSWADEPPQVIYLDPMFPHREKTALVKKEMRLFRPLVGDDMDAPALLEAALALATHRVVVKRPRKAPCIQGPKPGYALDGKSSRYDIYPKKALKTKAAEKDPEE is encoded by the coding sequence ATGAGTGAGCAGCAAGCAGGCAGTCGTATCCGGGTCGAGGCGGTGGCCGTCGACGCACAGGAGCAAGCGCAGGCGTGGGCGCAACGCCTTGGCCTGCCATTGCACGATGAAGAGGCCGACTTTGCCTTGCAGCTCACCGATGTTGGCCTGCAATTGCAGCAATTGGGCGACGATGCGCCAGGTGCTGTGCGTGTGGATTTTGTCGAGGGAGCGGTGGCTCACCGGCGCTTGTTCGGTGGCGGCACCGGGCAGATGATTGCCAAGGCAGTGGGCATCCAGCCAGGAATACGCCCCCGCGTGCTGGATGCTACGGCGGGTTTGGGCAAGGATGCGTTTGTGCTGGCGAGTCTCGGCTGCGAAATGAGCCTGATCGAACGTCAGCCGATCATTGCCGCGCTGCTGGAAGATGGTCTGGCGCGTGGTCGTGGTGACCGCGATGTCGGTTCGATCATCGCTCAGATGCGCCTGTTGACTGGCAACTCCATCGAGATCATCCGCAGCTGGGCAGACGAGCCGCCGCAGGTTATTTACCTTGACCCGATGTTCCCGCACCGGGAAAAGACCGCGCTGGTCAAAAAGGAAATGCGCCTGTTCCGGCCGCTGGTGGGGGACGACATGGACGCGCCAGCCTTGCTGGAGGCTGCCCTGGCGCTGGCGACTCATCGCGTCGTGGTCAAACGCCCGCGCAAGGCGCCCTGCATTCAGGGCCCCAAACCGGGTTACGCGCTGGATGGCAAGTCCAGCCGTTACGACATCTACCCGAAAAAGGCCCTGAAGACCAAAGCGGCCGAGAAAGACCCGGAAGAGTAG
- a CDS encoding energy transducer TonB, with product MSEIVQSSIGYLSHSGDFSVRNSRTLGGVTQLWSDAFARAMAEQVSESDALSAHPTAVEVDVETGEPVAGAKTLSKIVEQRTCPVTDTEVKPPEPLFLPIAEFDLDLLPPPAEPFSIAEMIAQQRDLEFENHWVRPTVLTPYDENGTPGPAPQPRPLNLPIAELEWNLADKPALPLDQQTIAAQQRQFDYENGWARPLILQNLRMAA from the coding sequence ATGTCAGAGATTGTTCAATCATCCATCGGCTATTTGTCGCACTCAGGCGACTTTAGCGTTCGCAACAGCCGCACACTGGGTGGTGTGACGCAGCTGTGGTCGGATGCGTTTGCCCGGGCGATGGCAGAACAGGTCAGTGAAAGCGATGCACTTTCCGCCCACCCTACGGCTGTTGAAGTCGATGTCGAGACAGGCGAGCCGGTTGCCGGCGCGAAGACTTTGAGCAAAATTGTCGAGCAACGTACCTGCCCGGTCACCGACACCGAAGTCAAACCACCAGAGCCGCTGTTCCTGCCCATCGCCGAGTTTGATCTCGACCTGCTGCCACCGCCTGCCGAACCGTTCAGCATTGCTGAAATGATCGCCCAGCAGCGTGATCTGGAATTCGAGAATCACTGGGTACGCCCGACCGTTCTGACGCCCTACGATGAAAACGGCACCCCCGGCCCTGCCCCGCAGCCACGCCCGTTGAACCTGCCAATTGCCGAGCTGGAATGGAACCTGGCTGACAAGCCCGCCCTGCCACTGGACCAACAGACCATCGCCGCCCAACAGCGCCAGTTCGACTACGAAAACGGCTGGGCTCGCCCACTGATCCTGCAAAACCTCCGAATGGCGGCGTAA